A stretch of bacterium DNA encodes these proteins:
- the hisC_2 gene encoding Histidinol-phosphate aminotransferase gives MGRRIEDLIRPYLQQVTPYVPGKPVAELRRELGLPEDQPIIKLASNENVLGVSPQALAILRTAIEDVWQYPEDSCFYLRQALAAHHGVTPDHIYLGNGGVATLMDLGRVLLEPGDQAIAARPSFMKYRIVSQWTHALPTPLTDEDFLAIAHPDHIHDVEAMGRAISDRTKIVWVCNPNNPTGQMLTTGEIDRLLELNANRAVVVLDEAYADFVEPGCDYPDSLTYLRAGHHVAILRTLAKIGGIAGLRLGYLIAPPTLVQYLDRIRLTFSVNRLAQEAGMAALTDTEFIRRSQDLVWTEKRYYYDRLHALGWAYKPTQANFIWIHIGRSSRDFAAALNRHGVIIRPGWIFDEPEWIRVTFGTREMNARFFQAAELVMAEMSASAVSAV, from the coding sequence GTGGGCCGGCGCATCGAGGACCTCATCCGACCCTATCTCCAGCAGGTCACGCCTTATGTGCCCGGCAAGCCGGTCGCTGAATTGCGACGCGAGCTAGGCCTGCCTGAAGACCAGCCGATTATCAAGCTGGCCTCCAATGAAAATGTCCTGGGGGTGAGTCCCCAGGCCCTCGCCATCCTGCGGACCGCCATCGAGGATGTCTGGCAGTACCCTGAAGACTCCTGCTTTTATTTGCGACAGGCGCTGGCGGCGCACCACGGGGTCACGCCGGACCACATCTACCTGGGCAATGGGGGAGTCGCGACCCTCATGGACCTGGGACGGGTGCTGCTGGAACCCGGCGATCAGGCGATCGCCGCCCGACCCAGCTTCATGAAGTACCGCATCGTCAGCCAGTGGACCCACGCGCTGCCGACGCCGCTGACCGACGAAGACTTTCTTGCCATCGCCCATCCTGACCACATCCACGATGTCGAGGCCATGGGCCGCGCCATCTCGGACCGCACCAAAATCGTCTGGGTCTGCAATCCCAACAATCCCACCGGACAAATGCTCACCACCGGCGAGATCGACCGTCTCCTGGAGCTCAACGCCAACCGCGCCGTCGTGGTCCTCGATGAGGCATACGCCGACTTCGTGGAGCCCGGCTGCGACTACCCCGACAGTCTGACTTATCTCCGGGCGGGACATCATGTCGCCATTCTCCGCACCCTCGCCAAGATCGGCGGGATCGCCGGACTCCGTCTGGGCTATCTCATCGCGCCACCAACTCTGGTCCAGTACCTCGATCGCATTCGTCTCACCTTCAGTGTCAATCGCCTTGCCCAGGAAGCTGGCATGGCGGCCCTCACCGATACCGAATTCATCCGCCGCTCGCAGGACCTGGTCTGGACCGAAAAGCGGTACTACTACGATCGGCTGCATGCCCTCGGATGGGCGTACAAGCCGACCCAGGCGAACTTCATCTGGATTCACATTGGCCGCTCTTCCCGGGACTTTGCGGCTGCGCTGAACCGGCACGGCGTGATCATCCGGCCCGGCTGGATCTTCGACGAACCGGAGTGGATCCGGGTGACCTTTGGTACGCGGGAGATGAACGCCCGTTTCTTCCAGGCGGCGGAGCTGGTGATGGCAGAGATGTCCGCCAGCGCTGTTTCAGCCGTCTGA
- the purM gene encoding Phosphoribosylformylglycinamidine cyclo-ligase: MPSDAYAAAGVRATADAPEFATLTDRIRATFAFPAFGRPLLDLGYYANVLPIGDTGIAVSMDGVGTKVVIAQQLGDYRGIGTDLIAMNVNDLLCVGADPIALLDYIAIDRLDSPALQGLVESLVRGAEEAGIAIPGGEVAQVRELLTPHGPDGAWDIAGTAIGVVPLDRIMIGQDLAPGDLLIGLAASGLHSNGYTLARQLLLRDGWDLTTHVPELGRTLGAELLEPTRLYVRFMREIWRREIKPSAAFHMTGEGLLNLLRTPVPVAFAIETWPDLPPVFRLLQERGPLDAATCWTTFNMGIGFILALRAPDAEAALAAAEACGIAAWRLGHVLAADTPQVRAPELGLMSEGKRLVPFAI, translated from the coding sequence ATGCCATCTGACGCCTACGCCGCTGCCGGGGTCCGGGCGACCGCCGATGCCCCGGAATTCGCCACCCTCACCGACCGGATTCGGGCGACCTTCGCCTTCCCGGCCTTCGGACGTCCCCTGCTGGACCTCGGCTACTACGCCAATGTCCTCCCCATCGGAGACACCGGCATCGCCGTCTCCATGGATGGGGTCGGCACGAAAGTCGTCATTGCCCAGCAACTCGGCGACTACCGCGGCATCGGCACCGACCTCATCGCCATGAATGTCAATGACCTCCTCTGTGTCGGCGCGGACCCCATCGCCCTCCTTGATTACATCGCCATCGACCGGCTCGACTCCCCAGCCCTCCAGGGGCTCGTGGAATCGCTGGTCCGGGGTGCGGAAGAAGCGGGCATCGCCATCCCTGGGGGGGAGGTCGCACAGGTCCGGGAGCTCCTCACGCCCCACGGCCCCGATGGGGCCTGGGATATCGCCGGGACGGCCATCGGTGTGGTCCCCCTGGACCGCATCATGATCGGCCAGGACCTCGCACCTGGCGATTTGCTCATCGGGCTCGCCGCCAGTGGCCTCCACAGCAACGGGTACACGCTGGCCCGGCAGCTCCTGCTGCGCGATGGCTGGGATCTCACCACCCATGTTCCTGAACTGGGGCGCACCCTGGGGGCTGAACTGCTGGAGCCTACCCGCCTTTATGTACGATTTATGCGGGAAATATGGCGACGCGAAATCAAGCCATCAGCAGCCTTCCACATGACAGGCGAAGGGCTCCTGAATCTGCTCCGGACCCCGGTCCCGGTCGCGTTCGCCATCGAGACCTGGCCCGACCTCCCGCCGGTCTTCCGGCTCTTGCAGGAGCGGGGGCCGCTCGATGCCGCCACGTGCTGGACTACCTTTAACATGGGCATTGGGTTTATACTCGCCCTGCGCGCTCCCGATGCAGAGGCTGCCCTCGCGGCGGCCGAGGCGTGTGGGATCGCGGCTTGGCGTTTAGGGCATGTGCTGGCTGCCGATACACCCCAGGTCCGGGCACCGGAGTTGGGGCTGATGTCGGAAGGCAAGCGTCTGGTGCCATTCGCTATCTAG
- the rsmG gene encoding Ribosomal RNA small subunit methyltransferase G → MFHVEQRPRPWERSLSAAPSVADWRSAFEALLSTLALDLPEECCSALVAHAQTLWQFNPRLNLTSLTTPQGVVSELFGDSLLGLRLAPLLRTTHLVDIGSGGGFPGLPLAVACPEWTCELLERKSSIALYLEQAVQATGAGNVTILNVSLEEYPQHRSDPEPICFTAKAVFHVEQLCARLAESGRPLDQACWWGLPGLTADRLPPPWRIETQESAVLPGSDRPTAIYLLTQA, encoded by the coding sequence ATGTTCCACGTGGAACAGCGACCACGTCCTTGGGAGCGATCCTTGTCGGCCGCGCCGAGCGTGGCAGACTGGCGCAGCGCGTTCGAAGCGCTTCTCTCCACTTTGGCGCTGGACCTGCCTGAAGAATGCTGCAGCGCGCTGGTGGCCCACGCCCAGACCCTCTGGCAGTTCAATCCCCGCCTCAATCTCACCAGCCTCACGACCCCGCAGGGGGTAGTCTCTGAATTGTTCGGGGACTCCCTCCTCGGACTGCGTCTGGCACCGTTGCTCCGCACGACACATCTGGTGGATATCGGGAGCGGGGGAGGGTTCCCAGGCCTGCCGCTGGCTGTCGCCTGTCCGGAATGGACCTGCGAGCTCCTGGAGCGGAAGAGTTCCATCGCGCTCTATCTGGAGCAGGCGGTGCAGGCAACCGGGGCGGGCAATGTCACGATCCTGAATGTCAGCCTGGAGGAGTACCCACAACATCGCAGCGACCCGGAGCCGATCTGCTTTACGGCCAAAGCGGTGTTCCACGTGGAACAGTTGTGCGCCCGGCTGGCGGAATCCGGACGACCCCTGGATCAGGCTTGCTGGTGGGGCTTGCCGGGACTCACGGCGGATCGTCTGCCCCCCCCCTGGCGGATCGAGACCCAGGAGAGTGCGGTGCTGCCGGGGAGTGATCGACCCACCGCCATCTACCTGCTGACCCAGGCTTAG
- the soj gene encoding Sporulation initiation inhibitor protein Soj — MSARIIAVSNQKGGVGKTTSAVSLATALAVAGHRVLLVDLDPQGHATLALGFDKSALTISIYEVLAEDLSAQSAIAQSRVPHLQVLPANQHAAGLELLLGQVEQRETKLRDALAPLRDRYDYILIDCPPSLGLLTLNALTAAQSVLVPLQCEFLALEGLAQLMQTIQLVRGRLNPGLRLEGVLLTMYDGRTNLTREIEREVRAYFQAPPSGLGLPRTPGAVFQTVIPRSVRLAEAPSHGIPISEYDPGSTGALAYATLAQEVLAHG; from the coding sequence GTGTCTGCGCGCATCATCGCTGTGTCGAATCAGAAGGGGGGAGTCGGGAAGACCACGTCGGCGGTCTCCCTCGCCACCGCCCTGGCGGTAGCAGGGCACCGAGTGCTCCTGGTCGACCTCGACCCCCAGGGCCACGCCACTCTCGCGCTGGGTTTCGACAAATCTGCCCTGACCATCTCTATCTATGAGGTCCTCGCAGAGGATCTGAGCGCTCAATCGGCAATCGCTCAGTCCCGGGTCCCCCACCTGCAGGTCCTGCCGGCGAATCAACATGCGGCAGGGCTGGAGCTCCTGCTGGGACAGGTCGAGCAGCGTGAAACGAAGCTCCGGGATGCCCTGGCCCCCCTGCGGGACCGCTATGACTACATCCTCATCGACTGTCCCCCCTCCCTGGGGCTGCTCACCCTCAATGCCCTGACCGCAGCCCAGTCGGTACTGGTTCCCCTGCAGTGCGAGTTCCTCGCGCTGGAGGGGCTCGCGCAGCTGATGCAGACCATCCAGTTGGTGCGAGGACGACTGAACCCCGGACTCCGCCTCGAGGGGGTGCTGCTGACCATGTATGACGGCCGGACCAACCTCACCCGGGAGATCGAGCGGGAAGTCCGGGCCTACTTTCAGGCCCCGCCATCGGGTCTGGGACTCCCCCGGACCCCGGGGGCGGTCTTTCAGACCGTGATTCCCCGGTCAGTCCGCCTTGCCGAGGCCCCCAGCCACGGCATCCCTATCTCCGAGTACGACCCCGGCTCCACCGGGGCGCTCGCCTATGCCACTCTCGCACAGGAGGTGCTGGCCCATGGCTAA
- the spo0J gene encoding Stage 0 sporulation protein J → MAKRPSLGRGLAALLPAAPVVTASDIQEIPLSQISSNPYQPRLKFPEAELDELAESIGRHGVLQPILVTPTATGFQLVAGERRVLASRRAGRETIPAQIRQLDDRTVLAVALVENVQRAELDPIEKARALARLREEFGATQEELAQEIGVSRAQVANLLRLLALPSTVQEALQAGDLSLGHAKVLLGLPETELPQYAATAMRFGWSVRELEEGVRQGWIDGPPMTGTETSEDAAATKTPRAPKAVSPADPDIVRLEKQLAERFGTPCALKLQGKRGGTLSFQIYSWEDADRLIRRLLQADERGNT, encoded by the coding sequence ATGGCTAAGCGCCCATCATTGGGACGGGGTCTGGCGGCCCTCCTCCCCGCTGCACCGGTCGTGACCGCCAGCGACATTCAGGAAATCCCGCTGTCACAGATTTCCTCGAATCCTTATCAGCCCCGGTTGAAGTTTCCCGAGGCCGAACTCGACGAATTAGCGGAAAGCATTGGACGCCACGGGGTCCTGCAGCCGATCCTCGTGACCCCGACCGCGACCGGCTTTCAGCTGGTGGCCGGGGAACGACGGGTCCTGGCTTCGCGACGCGCCGGGCGGGAGACCATCCCGGCCCAGATCCGGCAGCTGGATGACCGGACAGTCCTGGCGGTAGCGCTGGTTGAAAATGTCCAGCGGGCGGAACTTGATCCCATAGAGAAGGCGCGGGCCCTGGCACGCCTGCGGGAAGAGTTCGGCGCCACCCAGGAGGAGCTGGCTCAGGAGATCGGGGTCTCCCGGGCGCAGGTGGCGAATCTGCTGCGGCTGTTAGCGCTCCCCTCGACGGTCCAGGAGGCCCTGCAGGCCGGGGACCTCTCGCTGGGACATGCCAAGGTCCTCCTCGGTCTGCCAGAAACGGAGCTGCCGCAGTACGCCGCCACCGCCATGCGCTTCGGGTGGTCGGTCCGGGAGCTGGAAGAGGGGGTCCGCCAGGGGTGGATCGATGGTCCACCGATGACAGGCACGGAAACCAGCGAAGACGCGGCGGCAACAAAGACCCCCAGAGCCCCGAAGGCGGTTTCCCCCGCAGACCCGGATATCGTTCGCCTCGAGAAACAGCTGGCGGAGCGGTTCGGAACGCCCTGCGCGTTGAAGCTGCAGGGGAAGCGGGGCGGCACGCTGAGCTTCCAGATTTACTCGTGGGAAGATGCTGACCGGCTGATTCGACGCCTCCTGCAGGCCGACGAAAGGGGGAACACATGA
- the fbiB gene encoding Coenzyme F420:L-glutamate ligase — protein sequence MIPLPREPLRYTRPRPDEQDRAAAEFRDRLVTRRSVRDFSTDPVSWHLIEQAIAIAGYAPSGANQQPWTFVAVGDPALRAAMREAAEAEERETYSRRLTPAWRAALEPIGTDWQKPHFTEAPWVIVVFEQVYGLTTTSDGTPDKITHYYTKESVGIAVGFLLAALHWMGLATLTHTPSPMGFLNQLLDRPANERPYVVIPIGYPAPGCQVPQLTKKSLADILIQR from the coding sequence ATGATTCCACTGCCGCGAGAGCCCCTGCGCTACACCCGACCTCGCCCCGATGAGCAGGACCGCGCCGCTGCCGAGTTCCGGGACCGCCTGGTCACCCGACGCTCGGTCCGCGACTTCAGCACCGACCCGGTCTCCTGGCACCTCATCGAACAGGCCATCGCCATTGCCGGATACGCCCCTTCCGGCGCGAATCAGCAACCCTGGACCTTCGTCGCGGTCGGGGATCCCGCCCTCCGGGCCGCCATGCGGGAAGCGGCTGAGGCGGAAGAGCGGGAGACCTATAGCCGTCGCCTGACCCCCGCCTGGCGGGCGGCGCTGGAACCCATCGGCACCGATTGGCAGAAGCCGCATTTCACCGAGGCCCCCTGGGTGATCGTCGTCTTCGAGCAGGTCTATGGCCTCACCACGACCTCCGACGGTACTCCGGACAAGATCACGCACTACTACACGAAGGAGTCGGTGGGGATCGCGGTTGGCTTTCTCCTAGCCGCCCTGCACTGGATGGGCCTGGCGACCCTCACCCACACTCCCAGCCCGATGGGCTTCCTCAATCAGTTGTTGGATCGTCCGGCGAACGAGCGGCCCTATGTGGTGATCCCGATCGGTTATCCCGCGCCGGGCTGCCAGGTGCCCCAGCTCACAAAAAAATCACTGGCGGACATCCTGATTCAGCGCTAG
- the glmU_3 gene encoding Bifunctional protein GlmU, with the protein MKGLILSGGTGSRLRPLTYTSAKQLIPIANKPILFFGIEFMRDAGITEIGIIVGDTAKEIEAACGDGSQFGVQLTFIPQTAPLGLAHAVKTAQAFIGDDTFCMYLGDNLLRDGISQVVTDYQSAGCDCMILLTKVPDPERFGVAELHDDGSVKQLVEKPKEPKSDLALVGVYLFNSTIFDACDAIQPSARGELEITDAIQWLVEHGRSVRPSLVQGWWKDTGKKADLLDANRLVLERQARHIIGDVDDHHRLIGEVVLELGAKVTGSTIRGPAIIGAGAVVENAFIGPFTSVGPLCVVRNCEVEHSILLEGAQVTDIRVRLEDTVVGRNAVVRTSMEKPRALRLMIGDNSEVAL; encoded by the coding sequence ATGAAGGGCCTCATTCTGTCGGGAGGAACCGGGAGCCGCCTGCGCCCCCTGACCTACACCTCCGCCAAGCAGCTCATTCCCATCGCCAACAAGCCCATCCTCTTTTTCGGTATCGAGTTCATGCGCGATGCTGGCATCACCGAGATCGGCATCATCGTGGGGGATACCGCAAAGGAGATCGAGGCGGCCTGCGGCGATGGGTCGCAGTTTGGCGTGCAGCTCACCTTCATCCCGCAGACTGCGCCCCTCGGACTGGCCCATGCGGTCAAGACCGCGCAGGCGTTCATCGGCGATGACACATTCTGCATGTACCTCGGGGACAACCTGCTGCGGGATGGCATCAGCCAGGTCGTCACCGATTACCAGTCCGCCGGCTGCGACTGCATGATCCTCCTGACCAAAGTCCCGGATCCGGAGCGCTTCGGCGTGGCCGAGCTCCACGACGATGGCAGTGTGAAGCAGCTGGTCGAGAAGCCGAAAGAGCCGAAGTCCGACCTCGCCCTGGTGGGGGTCTATCTCTTCAACAGCACGATTTTCGATGCCTGCGATGCCATCCAGCCCTCAGCCCGGGGCGAACTGGAGATTACCGATGCCATCCAGTGGCTGGTGGAACACGGGCGCTCGGTCCGGCCCAGCCTGGTGCAGGGCTGGTGGAAAGACACCGGCAAGAAAGCGGATCTCCTGGATGCCAACCGTCTGGTGCTGGAACGTCAGGCACGACACATCATTGGGGACGTGGATGACCATCATCGGCTGATTGGCGAAGTCGTCCTGGAGCTGGGGGCCAAAGTGACCGGCTCCACCATCCGGGGGCCGGCCATCATCGGCGCCGGGGCGGTGGTGGAAAACGCGTTCATCGGTCCTTTCACCAGTGTCGGGCCGCTGTGTGTGGTCCGGAATTGCGAGGTCGAGCACTCGATCCTGCTGGAGGGAGCACAGGTGACCGACATCAGAGTCCGCCTGGAGGATACGGTCGTCGGGCGGAACGCGGTGGTCCGGACCTCCATGGAGAAACCCCGGGCTCTGCGTCTCATGATCGGTGACAACAGCGAAGTCGCGTTGTAG
- the gmd gene encoding GDP-mannose 4,6-dehydratase, whose product MTQRTALITGITGQDGSYLAEFLLARDYKVFGMVRRSSEETYERIKHVLHQIELVDGDLLDQHSLTNIIHHIQPDEVYNLAAQTFVPASFSQPLLTAEVTALGALRMLEAIRLIKPNARFYQASSSEMFGKVQETPQTERTPFYPRSPYGVSKVFAHYATVNYRESYGLHATSGILFNHESPRRGMEFVTRKVTDGAARIKLGLSTTLPLGNLESKRDWGFAGDYVRAMWLMLQQDEPGDYVVATGETHTVRDLCRVAFEVVGLNYEEFVTMDSRFIRPAEVDVLLGDASKAQAQLGWEPSVSFEQMIGLMVDADMARLQDGLAKGLIVKPETSGA is encoded by the coding sequence ATGACGCAGCGCACTGCTCTCATCACCGGTATCACGGGCCAGGATGGCTCCTACCTCGCAGAGTTCCTGCTGGCCCGGGACTACAAAGTCTTCGGGATGGTCCGCCGCTCCTCCGAGGAGACCTACGAGCGGATCAAGCATGTGCTGCATCAGATTGAACTGGTCGATGGCGACCTGCTGGATCAGCATTCCCTCACCAACATCATTCATCACATCCAGCCCGATGAGGTCTACAACCTCGCGGCGCAGACCTTCGTGCCGGCGAGCTTTTCCCAGCCGCTTCTCACCGCCGAGGTCACGGCCTTAGGGGCGCTGCGGATGCTGGAAGCGATTCGCCTGATCAAGCCCAACGCCCGGTTCTATCAGGCGAGTTCCTCGGAGATGTTCGGCAAGGTCCAGGAGACCCCGCAAACGGAGCGGACCCCGTTCTATCCCCGGTCGCCTTATGGGGTGAGCAAGGTCTTCGCCCACTACGCCACGGTCAACTACCGGGAGTCCTATGGGCTCCATGCCACCAGCGGGATTCTCTTCAATCACGAGTCGCCGCGTCGGGGCATGGAGTTCGTCACGCGCAAGGTCACCGATGGCGCAGCGCGCATCAAACTCGGCCTCTCCACCACGTTGCCCCTGGGGAATCTGGAGTCGAAACGCGACTGGGGATTCGCCGGGGACTATGTCCGGGCGATGTGGCTGATGCTGCAGCAGGACGAGCCGGGGGATTATGTGGTCGCCACCGGCGAGACACATACCGTGCGGGATCTGTGCCGGGTGGCCTTCGAGGTGGTGGGCCTGAACTACGAAGAGTTCGTCACGATGGATTCCCGGTTCATTCGCCCGGCGGAGGTCGATGTCCTGCTGGGAGATGCTTCCAAGGCGCAGGCGCAACTGGGGTGGGAGCCCTCGGTGTCGTTCGAGCAGATGATCGGATTGATGGTGGACGCCGACATGGCGCGTCTGCAGGACGGTCTCGCCAAGGGTCTGATTGTCAAACCGGAGACCAGCGGGGCGTAG
- the aqpZ gene encoding Aquaporin Z produces MSNALSEGAVSHTGIALTFGLVVMAMIYATGHISGAHFNPAVTLAFAATRRFPWPQVGPYLLAQCTGAVLGALVLRSTLGLVAHLGTTLPFDGSAVTAFVYELLLTALLMLVICAVATDSRAVGQLAGLVIGAVVALEALFAGPICGASMNPARSLGPALVSGEVTHLWVYLIAPTLGALLGALGYQALRCEGDPQVTEVAGCC; encoded by the coding sequence ATGAGCAATGCGTTGTCGGAGGGTGCGGTGTCGCACACCGGGATTGCCCTGACGTTCGGGCTGGTGGTGATGGCGATGATCTACGCCACCGGTCATATTTCGGGGGCGCATTTCAATCCGGCGGTGACGCTGGCGTTCGCCGCGACCCGTCGCTTTCCCTGGCCGCAGGTGGGACCGTACCTGCTCGCACAGTGCACAGGAGCGGTGCTGGGAGCGCTGGTGCTCCGCAGTACTCTGGGGCTGGTGGCGCATCTCGGCACGACACTCCCCTTCGATGGGTCCGCGGTGACCGCCTTTGTCTACGAGTTGCTGCTGACCGCGTTGCTGATGCTGGTGATTTGTGCGGTCGCGACCGACAGTCGGGCGGTCGGGCAGCTGGCGGGGCTGGTCATTGGCGCGGTGGTAGCGTTGGAAGCGCTGTTTGCAGGGCCGATCTGTGGTGCATCCATGAATCCCGCACGCTCCCTGGGTCCTGCCCTGGTCAGCGGCGAGGTGACCCACCTCTGGGTGTATCTCATCGCTCCGACATTGGGCGCGCTGCTGGGAGCGCTGGGATACCAGGCGCTCCGGTGCGAGGGCGATCCTCAGGTCACGGAAGTCGCTGGCTGCTGCTAA
- the ytrB gene encoding ABC transporter ATP-binding protein YtrB, translated as MTTTAPIIVRDLVKAYPADRIGGPPVLALAGAALEVPQGAFYGLLGRNGEGKSTLMRCLLGLIRPSSGEALLLGRHFHDLPPVERARVAYVPQRDQLAGALTLAQYSAIYERMFPLWDGRYATALMSQFQLPVNRPIRALSGGMQRKAAIVLALAARVEVLLLDEPGVGLDPMARKEFIAELIDMMATSEGLTVLFSTHMLSDLEHLADHVGILHQGRMLLSKPVDVLRTEYGRLQVICTTDHEAESLEISSALRTERMGRVINALVAQPEATCRALLAAAPEVDATLFPLSLEELFLELMHLEASANVPYREVA; from the coding sequence ATGACCACCACCGCTCCCATCATCGTGCGCGACCTGGTGAAAGCGTATCCCGCGGATCGGATCGGCGGCCCGCCGGTCCTGGCCCTGGCAGGCGCGGCACTGGAGGTGCCGCAGGGGGCGTTCTATGGGTTGCTGGGACGCAATGGTGAGGGGAAAAGCACGCTGATGCGGTGCTTGTTAGGGCTGATTCGGCCCAGCAGTGGTGAAGCGCTGCTGCTGGGCCGCCATTTTCACGACCTGCCGCCAGTAGAGCGAGCGCGCGTGGCCTACGTGCCCCAGCGGGATCAGCTTGCTGGGGCACTCACGCTGGCGCAGTACAGCGCCATCTATGAGCGGATGTTCCCGTTGTGGGATGGACGGTATGCGACAGCGCTGATGTCGCAGTTTCAGTTGCCGGTGAATCGTCCGATTCGGGCGCTCTCAGGCGGGATGCAGCGGAAGGCCGCGATTGTCCTGGCGCTGGCGGCCCGGGTCGAGGTGTTGCTGCTGGATGAGCCGGGGGTCGGGCTTGATCCCATGGCCCGTAAGGAGTTCATCGCTGAACTCATCGACATGATGGCGACCTCCGAGGGGCTGACGGTCCTTTTCAGCACGCACATGCTCTCGGACCTGGAGCACCTGGCAGACCATGTCGGGATCCTGCATCAGGGTCGGATGCTGCTGTCGAAGCCCGTGGATGTCCTGCGGACGGAGTACGGACGGCTGCAGGTCATCTGCACGACTGATCACGAGGCGGAGTCGCTGGAGATCTCCTCGGCCCTCCGGACCGAGCGGATGGGCCGCGTGATCAACGCGCTGGTGGCTCAGCCGGAAGCGACGTGTCGCGCCCTCCTGGCAGCCGCGCCGGAGGTCGATGCGACCCTCTTCCCGTTGTCGCTGGAGGAACTGTTCCTGGAGCTAATGCACCTGGAAGCCAGCGCCAACGTGCCGTATCGGGAGGTGGCATGA